A region of Cellulophaga sp. RHA19 DNA encodes the following proteins:
- a CDS encoding nucleotide sugar dehydrogenase yields the protein MNTSKIAIIGLGYVGLPLARLFATKYPVIGFDINQGRIAELQSGTDSTLEVEDAVLQSVLSQTPDIKDTGLYCSSNLDDIKDCTIYVVTVPTPVDKNNRPDLTPLYKSSETVAKVLKKGDIVIYESTVYPGVTEDECIPVLEKFSGLKFNVDFFAGYSPERINPGDKEHTVEKILKVTAGSTPEIGIKVDNLYKSVITAGTHLAPTIKVAEAAKVIENSQRDINIAFVNELAKIFNLMDIDTHAVLEAAGTKWNFLPFKPGLVGGHCIGVDPYYLAQRAQEFGYHPEIILAGRRLNDSMGGYVAAEVIKLMLKADIKVKNANILVLGVTFKENCPDVRNTRAVDVIQQLESYSANVTIYDPWANPAEVAHEYNLETTTALPNKKYDAVVLTVAHKEFLALDLQSLLQPNGILYDVKGILDPSKVNGRL from the coding sequence ATGAATACCTCAAAAATTGCAATTATTGGTCTAGGATACGTTGGCTTACCATTGGCTCGCTTATTTGCTACCAAATACCCAGTAATAGGGTTTGACATAAACCAAGGCAGAATTGCAGAGTTGCAATCTGGTACAGATAGTACTTTAGAAGTAGAAGATGCTGTTTTACAAAGTGTATTGTCACAAACACCAGACATAAAGGATACTGGTTTGTATTGTAGCAGTAATTTAGATGATATAAAAGATTGTACTATTTACGTAGTAACAGTACCTACTCCTGTAGATAAAAATAACAGGCCAGACTTAACACCTTTGTATAAGTCTAGTGAAACTGTTGCCAAAGTTTTAAAAAAGGGAGATATTGTAATATATGAATCTACTGTATACCCGGGTGTTACAGAAGATGAGTGTATTCCTGTATTAGAAAAATTTAGCGGACTTAAATTTAATGTAGATTTCTTTGCGGGCTATTCACCAGAGCGTATAAACCCAGGAGATAAAGAACATACTGTAGAAAAAATATTAAAAGTAACTGCTGGTTCTACACCAGAAATAGGAATTAAGGTAGACAATTTATACAAGTCTGTAATTACAGCAGGTACACACTTAGCTCCTACCATTAAAGTTGCCGAAGCTGCAAAAGTAATAGAAAACTCTCAACGAGACATTAACATTGCATTTGTAAACGAATTGGCTAAAATTTTCAATTTAATGGATATAGACACACACGCTGTGCTAGAGGCCGCTGGTACTAAATGGAACTTTTTACCATTTAAACCAGGTTTAGTTGGTGGGCATTGTATAGGTGTAGATCCTTATTATTTAGCACAAAGAGCCCAAGAATTTGGGTACCATCCAGAAATTATACTAGCTGGCCGTAGGTTAAATGATAGTATGGGCGGTTATGTAGCTGCAGAAGTTATTAAGTTAATGCTTAAAGCAGATATAAAAGTTAAAAACGCAAATATTTTAGTACTAGGAGTTACGTTTAAAGAAAACTGTCCAGATGTACGTAACACACGTGCTGTAGATGTTATACAACAATTAGAAAGCTACAGTGCTAATGTTACTATTTATGACCCTTGGGCAAACCCTGCAGAGGTAGCACATGAGTACAATTTAGAAACAACCACAGCATTACCAAATAAAAAATATGATGCCGTCGTATTAACCGTAGCTCACAAAGAGTTTTTAGCATTAGACCTACAAAGCTTATTACAACCAAATGGTATTTTGTACGATGTTAAAGGCATTTTGGATCCTAGTAAAGTTAACGGAAGATTATAA
- a CDS encoding polysaccharide biosynthesis protein, whose protein sequence is MIKNYLNNNVTRYASKWLVLAIDVVIMVVAFILSYLIRYNLTLEFDVAQLPFQIPIVAVVAALAFLITGSYKGVVRHTGVKDVYNIFNAICLSSILMILLVLANKKLDVFSWTTIPLQIIIVHSLIAFLALSASRYLFKAMYNTIVNKSLHNTKRVLIYGAGESGIITHSAITNHSKSNVKVVGYVDNNNKKVGKSINGVIVYAKSELNEQFLVSNDISEVIFSIQNINPTALRELVEGMVDYPVKVKIVPPVEDWINGELKFSQIKQVQIEDLLDRAPINIENSKISDELKDKVVVVTGGAGSIGSELVRQICKYNYKALIVIDQAESALYDLQQELKQNGYHNFFPIVGDIRDKNRLNHIFSEHKPNIVFHAAAYKHVPLMEYNSYEAIKINVAGTKVLADLSVQHNVDKFVFVSTDKAVNPTNVMGGTKRIAEMYISCMQQEKKTKFITTRFGNVLGSNGSVIPLFKKQIDKGGPLTVTHKDVTRFFMTIPEASQLVLEAGAMGEGGEIFIFDMGKSVKIFDLAKNMIKLCGLKYPEEMDIKITGLRPGEKLYEELLANGENTMPTYHKKIMISKVRELDYIKTRSLIDELCINNMFFKPNTVNLMKQIVPEFISSNSDLCEIDKELAVTKENKILTNIN, encoded by the coding sequence ATGATTAAGAATTACTTAAATAATAATGTTACTAGGTATGCCTCTAAATGGCTAGTTTTAGCAATAGATGTTGTAATTATGGTAGTAGCTTTTATACTATCGTATTTAATAAGATACAACTTAACACTAGAGTTTGATGTTGCCCAGTTGCCTTTTCAAATACCAATAGTGGCTGTAGTTGCAGCTTTAGCCTTTTTAATAACTGGTTCTTATAAAGGAGTAGTTAGGCATACTGGTGTAAAAGATGTTTATAATATTTTTAATGCTATATGTTTATCTAGTATTTTAATGATATTACTAGTTTTAGCGAATAAAAAATTAGATGTTTTTAGCTGGACTACCATCCCTTTACAAATTATTATTGTACATAGTTTAATTGCTTTTTTAGCATTATCTGCATCTAGATACTTGTTTAAAGCAATGTATAACACTATTGTAAATAAAAGTCTACATAATACAAAAAGAGTTTTAATTTACGGAGCAGGAGAATCTGGTATTATAACTCACAGTGCAATAACTAACCATTCTAAATCTAATGTAAAAGTTGTTGGTTATGTAGATAATAACAATAAAAAAGTAGGAAAAAGTATAAACGGAGTTATTGTTTACGCTAAAAGTGAATTAAACGAGCAATTTTTAGTAAGCAATGATATATCTGAGGTAATTTTTTCAATTCAGAATATTAACCCAACTGCACTTAGAGAGTTGGTTGAGGGTATGGTAGATTATCCTGTTAAGGTGAAAATTGTACCTCCAGTTGAAGATTGGATCAACGGTGAGCTTAAATTTTCTCAGATTAAGCAAGTACAGATTGAAGATTTACTAGATAGAGCACCAATTAACATTGAAAATTCTAAAATCTCTGATGAGTTAAAGGATAAAGTTGTTGTGGTTACTGGCGGTGCAGGGTCTATTGGTAGTGAGTTAGTTAGGCAAATATGCAAGTATAACTACAAAGCTTTAATAGTTATAGATCAGGCAGAGTCTGCCTTGTATGACCTACAGCAAGAATTAAAACAAAATGGATACCATAACTTTTTTCCTATTGTAGGCGATATTAGAGATAAAAATAGATTAAATCATATTTTTAGCGAGCATAAGCCTAATATTGTGTTTCATGCAGCAGCATATAAACATGTGCCTTTGATGGAATACAACTCTTATGAGGCTATAAAAATTAATGTAGCTGGTACTAAAGTTTTGGCAGATTTATCTGTACAACACAATGTAGATAAGTTTGTTTTTGTATCTACAGATAAAGCTGTTAACCCTACTAATGTAATGGGAGGTACTAAGCGTATTGCAGAAATGTATATTAGTTGTATGCAACAAGAAAAGAAGACAAAGTTTATTACAACTCGTTTTGGTAATGTACTTGGTTCTAATGGTTCTGTAATTCCATTGTTTAAAAAACAAATAGACAAGGGAGGTCCCTTAACGGTAACTCATAAAGATGTAACTCGTTTTTTTATGACTATTCCTGAAGCATCTCAATTAGTTTTAGAGGCAGGTGCAATGGGAGAAGGTGGAGAGATTTTTATATTTGATATGGGTAAATCTGTTAAAATATTTGATCTAGCTAAAAATATGATTAAGCTTTGTGGTTTAAAGTATCCAGAAGAAATGGATATAAAAATTACGGGTTTAAGACCTGGTGAAAAGCTGTACGAAGAGTTGTTAGCCAACGGGGAAAATACAATGCCAACGTATCATAAAAAAATTATGATAAGCAAGGTGAGAGAATTAGATTATATTAAAACACGCTCTTTAATTGATGAGTTGTGTATTAATAATATGTTTTTTAAACCAAATACTGTAAACTTAATGAAGCAAATAGTGCCAGAGTTTATTTCTAGTAATTCAGATTTATGTGAAATAGATAAGGAGCTTGCTGTAACTAAAGAGAATAAAATACTAACAAACATTAACTAA
- a CDS encoding lipopolysaccharide biosynthesis protein has translation MSQLKKGAFLNYATIFLTNVVGILLTPFILSHIGASQYGIYITIGALVGTISLLDFGLNNTIVRFVAKYRAEKDKKGEENFLATTMLIFIAISATIVVIGLVFYNFFIDSYFTKMNGDEIKIAKTIFGILIFNLALSLPGTAFTGICYGYESFVFPKTLNIIRYISRSLTVVAVLTLGGKAISLVILDTIFNVLIIGITLTFVFRKLKVKIKLHSFSFVFIKKIFSYSGWIFIFALVSIFQWKAGHWVLGSTSAPEVLTIYGIGITLGTYYGAFSTAISGVFLPRATQMTVGKATGEELTDMMIKIGRLSFIVLMFIFGAFLFFGHQFVLLWVGKTLGPEGSYEAWLIAILIMAAYTLPLVQGFGNSILEAKSKLAFKAILYLSFMILGTILGAVLSTKYGALGMITGSVIAWVIVQNTMNFYYHNKIGLNIIRFFKQLLNKTFIAIVLAFGLAYIINILPGNDWFNFVYKAIIYTIVYSILMYTLGLNTFEKDLFKKPINKLLKRQ, from the coding sequence TTGAGTCAACTAAAAAAAGGAGCATTTTTAAACTATGCCACTATATTTTTAACAAATGTAGTGGGTATTTTACTTACCCCTTTTATACTTAGTCACATAGGGGCATCACAATACGGTATTTATATCACTATTGGAGCGCTCGTTGGTACAATATCTTTGTTAGATTTTGGACTAAACAATACTATTGTACGTTTTGTAGCAAAATATAGAGCAGAGAAAGATAAAAAGGGAGAAGAAAACTTTTTAGCTACTACAATGCTAATATTTATTGCCATATCTGCAACAATAGTAGTTATAGGGCTAGTATTTTATAACTTTTTTATCGATTCCTATTTTACAAAAATGAATGGAGATGAAATTAAAATAGCCAAAACCATTTTTGGCATTCTAATTTTTAACCTAGCATTAAGTTTACCAGGAACTGCATTTACAGGTATTTGTTATGGCTACGAGTCTTTTGTATTTCCTAAAACGTTAAATATTATTAGGTATATATCTCGCTCATTAACTGTTGTAGCTGTGTTAACCCTTGGAGGTAAAGCAATTTCTCTAGTTATATTAGACACCATATTTAATGTACTAATAATAGGTATAACCTTAACTTTTGTTTTTAGAAAACTAAAAGTAAAAATTAAGTTGCACAGCTTTTCGTTTGTGTTTATCAAAAAAATATTTAGCTACTCTGGTTGGATTTTTATTTTTGCTCTAGTAAGTATTTTTCAATGGAAAGCTGGTCACTGGGTATTAGGTAGTACTAGTGCTCCAGAAGTATTAACAATTTATGGTATTGGTATTACATTAGGTACTTATTACGGAGCTTTTTCTACCGCAATATCTGGTGTTTTTTTACCAAGAGCCACCCAAATGACAGTTGGTAAAGCTACAGGAGAAGAGTTAACAGATATGATGATTAAAATTGGAAGACTTTCCTTTATTGTACTCATGTTTATTTTTGGAGCTTTTTTGTTTTTCGGACATCAGTTTGTTTTGTTGTGGGTAGGTAAAACTTTAGGCCCAGAAGGTAGTTATGAAGCTTGGTTAATTGCCATACTAATTATGGCAGCTTACACACTACCACTAGTGCAAGGTTTTGGCAATTCTATTTTAGAAGCAAAAAGTAAATTAGCTTTTAAAGCCATATTATATTTATCTTTTATGATACTCGGTACAATTTTAGGTGCTGTGTTATCTACAAAATATGGTGCTTTGGGTATGATTACCGGTTCTGTTATTGCCTGGGTAATTGTACAAAACACTATGAATTTTTATTACCACAATAAAATAGGTTTAAATATTATTCGGTTTTTTAAGCAGTTGTTAAATAAGACTTTCATTGCTATTGTTCTCGCTTTTGGCCTAGCTTACATTATAAATATATTACCAGGAAACGACTGGTTTAACTTTGTATATAAAGCAATTATATACACTATAGTTTACAGTATACTTATGTATACTCTAGGATTAAATACTTTTGAAAAAGATTTATTTAAAAAACCTATCAACAAATTACTAAAAAGACAATAA
- a CDS encoding DegT/DnrJ/EryC1/StrS family aminotransferase — protein MPEQSKIWLSSPHMGGDEQKFVKEAFDTNWIAPLGPNVTSFENDIANYIDNNVHVAALSSGTGAIHLALEILGVGAGDEVLCQTFTFSASANPIKYLGANPVFIDSEKDTWNMSPVLLKKAIQDRIVKGKKPKAIVAVHLYGMPYKVNEISAVAKEFNIPVVEDSAEAFGSTHNGVQCGSFGAIGILSFNGNKIITTSGGGALVTKDEAIKNKAVFLATQAREDAPHYQHSVVGYNYRMSNVLAGIGRGQMLVLNDRVAARRANYQFYYDNLHTINEIEFLNEPDGFYSNRWLSCILLPSFEIREKVRLALLDENIESRPLWKPMHLQPVFNASASYMDGTSEDLFEKGLCLPSGSNLEQKDLQRVVDKIKSQFL, from the coding sequence ATGCCAGAACAAAGTAAAATATGGTTGTCTTCTCCGCACATGGGAGGCGATGAGCAAAAATTTGTAAAAGAAGCTTTTGATACCAATTGGATTGCACCACTTGGACCAAATGTAACTTCATTTGAAAATGATATTGCAAATTATATAGATAATAATGTACACGTAGCTGCTCTAAGCTCTGGTACAGGAGCTATACATTTAGCGTTGGAAATTTTAGGAGTAGGTGCTGGTGACGAAGTATTATGCCAAACATTCACTTTTTCAGCGTCGGCCAATCCTATTAAATACTTAGGAGCTAATCCGGTTTTTATAGATAGTGAAAAAGATACATGGAATATGTCTCCTGTATTATTAAAGAAGGCTATTCAAGATAGAATTGTTAAGGGTAAAAAGCCTAAGGCAATTGTAGCTGTACATTTGTATGGTATGCCGTATAAAGTTAATGAAATATCTGCTGTAGCAAAAGAGTTTAATATACCTGTTGTAGAAGATAGTGCAGAAGCTTTTGGAAGTACGCATAATGGTGTACAATGTGGAAGTTTTGGTGCAATTGGTATTTTATCTTTTAATGGAAATAAAATAATAACTACATCTGGTGGTGGAGCATTAGTAACAAAAGACGAGGCAATTAAAAATAAAGCAGTTTTTTTAGCTACACAGGCAAGGGAGGATGCACCGCATTACCAACATAGTGTTGTTGGCTATAATTATAGAATGAGTAATGTACTGGCAGGTATTGGTCGTGGGCAAATGTTAGTGCTAAATGATAGAGTAGCGGCCAGAAGAGCTAATTATCAATTTTATTATGATAATTTACATACAATAAATGAAATCGAATTTTTAAATGAGCCAGATGGCTTCTATTCTAATAGATGGTTAAGCTGTATTTTGTTGCCGTCTTTTGAAATTAGAGAAAAAGTTAGATTAGCATTATTGGATGAAAACATAGAGTCTCGTCCGTTGTGGAAACCAATGCACTTACAACCTGTTTTTAACGCTAGTGCTAGTTATATGGATGGAACTTCAGAGGATCTTTTTGAAAAAGGGTTATGTTTGCCTAGCGGATCTAATTTAGAACAAAAAGACTTGCAAAGAGTAGTAGATAAAATTAAGTCTCAGTTTTTATGA
- a CDS encoding polysaccharide pyruvyl transferase family protein produces MKYGLFTYAENKRFFNVGDNIQSLAAKQYLPQVDEYINREKLADYKGDDIDIIMNGWFTHNTTNWVPSEPINPLFVSFHMNNTAAPNMLSEKGIAYLKKHEPIGCRDKFTAKTLQEKGIDAYFSGCLTLTLDTYKVDDSERTDDIYIVDPLYNYPRSEKVFYDLKRSVRSVLDGKAFQLGKKAKHLRNFISDDLLESATFINQEPKANTYSDEEKFAMAEDLLQKYAKAKLVITSRIHCALPCLAMGTPVIFINSFDSFVDSCRFDGILELFNHITVDSKTGDFKANFDLPGKITKDTMVTNLGLHHKLAEPLKEKCKKFIARKNN; encoded by the coding sequence ATGAAATACGGATTATTTACTTACGCAGAAAACAAACGTTTTTTTAACGTTGGAGATAACATCCAGAGTCTTGCTGCCAAACAATATCTACCGCAAGTAGACGAATATATAAATCGTGAAAAATTAGCGGATTACAAAGGGGATGATATTGACATAATTATGAATGGTTGGTTTACACACAATACTACCAATTGGGTGCCTTCAGAACCTATAAATCCTTTGTTTGTATCTTTTCATATGAACAATACAGCAGCTCCTAACATGTTAAGCGAAAAAGGAATTGCTTATTTAAAAAAACATGAACCTATTGGTTGTAGAGATAAATTTACCGCAAAAACATTACAAGAAAAAGGGATAGACGCTTATTTTTCTGGTTGTTTAACGCTTACATTAGACACGTATAAAGTAGATGACAGTGAACGTACAGATGACATTTACATTGTAGATCCATTATACAATTATCCAAGATCAGAAAAGGTTTTTTATGATTTAAAACGAAGTGTAAGGAGTGTTCTAGACGGTAAAGCTTTTCAGTTAGGAAAAAAAGCAAAACATTTGCGTAACTTTATTAGTGACGACTTATTAGAGTCTGCAACATTTATCAATCAAGAGCCAAAAGCAAATACATATTCTGATGAAGAAAAGTTTGCTATGGCAGAAGATTTACTACAAAAATACGCAAAAGCAAAACTAGTGATTACTTCTCGTATACATTGTGCGCTACCTTGTTTGGCTATGGGTACTCCTGTAATTTTCATCAATAGTTTTGATAGTTTTGTAGACTCTTGTCGATTCGATGGTATTTTAGAGCTTTTTAACCACATTACTGTAGATAGTAAAACTGGTGATTTTAAAGCTAATTTTGATTTACCCGGTAAAATAACTAAGGATACAATGGTTACCAATTTAGGTTTACACCACAAATTAGCTGAACCACTTAAAGAAAAGTGTAAAAAATTTATAGCTAGAAAAAACAATTAA
- a CDS encoding SDR family oxidoreductase, giving the protein MDITTLNLSPNLHILVTGGAGFIGSNLIEALLKNGNKVTCLDNFATGHRKNIEQHFNNPNFTLIEGDIRNLDDCHTACKGVDNIMHQAALGSVPRSINDPITSNAVNVSGFLNMLVAARDAKVKRFVYAASSSTYGDSKGLPKVEDKIGKPLSPYAITKYVNELYAEIFSKTYGLETIGLRYFNVFGRKQDPKGAYAAVIPKFVMQFMDYESPIINGDGSFSRDFTYIDNVIQMNVLAVATTNKDAINTVYNVAYGERTDLNELTTLLKEYLSKFDSKIKDVDVKFGPERQGDVPHSLASIDKAKNLLNYNPQYNIEKGLKEAVDWYWENLK; this is encoded by the coding sequence ATGGATATTACAACACTAAATTTAAGTCCCAATTTACATATTTTAGTTACAGGTGGTGCCGGTTTTATTGGCTCCAATTTAATTGAAGCTCTTTTAAAAAATGGCAATAAAGTAACTTGTTTAGATAACTTTGCTACAGGTCACAGAAAAAATATAGAGCAGCATTTTAACAATCCTAATTTTACTTTAATAGAAGGAGATATTCGTAATTTAGATGACTGCCATACAGCTTGTAAAGGAGTAGACAACATTATGCACCAAGCTGCATTAGGGTCTGTACCTAGATCTATTAACGATCCTATTACTAGTAATGCTGTTAATGTATCTGGTTTTTTAAATATGCTAGTTGCTGCTCGTGATGCTAAGGTAAAACGATTTGTATATGCAGCAAGTTCATCAACTTACGGCGACTCTAAAGGCTTACCTAAGGTTGAAGATAAAATAGGAAAACCATTATCTCCTTATGCTATAACTAAATATGTTAATGAATTGTATGCAGAAATTTTTTCTAAAACGTATGGTTTAGAAACTATTGGCTTACGTTATTTTAATGTTTTTGGTCGCAAGCAAGATCCTAAAGGTGCTTACGCTGCAGTAATCCCAAAATTTGTAATGCAGTTTATGGATTATGAGTCTCCAATTATTAACGGAGATGGATCTTTTTCTAGAGATTTTACGTATATAGACAACGTAATACAAATGAATGTTTTAGCTGTAGCCACAACAAACAAAGATGCTATTAATACAGTATATAATGTTGCTTATGGTGAACGTACAGATCTAAATGAACTTACAACTTTACTTAAAGAGTACTTAAGTAAGTTTGACTCTAAAATTAAAGATGTTGATGTTAAGTTTGGACCAGAAAGACAAGGAGATGTACCACACTCTTTAGCATCTATAGATAAAGCAAAAAACTTGTTAAATTACAACCCTCAATACAACATTGAAAAAGGCTTAAAAGAAGCTGTAGATTGGTATTGGGAAAATTTAAAATAA